The Paenibacillus beijingensis nucleotide sequence CAAGACGGAGGAAATGAATCCGATGAGCGCGCCTTCGACGAAGAACGGCCACCTGATGAACGAATTCGTGGCTCCGACCAGCTTCATAATGCCGATCTCGCGGCGGCGGTTCAAAATCGTAATTTTGATCGTGTTGGAAATAAGAAACATCGCCGTCACCGCAAGCCCAAGCACAATGGCAAGCCCGACGTTGCGGACGAGCCGGGTGATCCGGAACAGCGTTTCAACCGTTCCCTTTCCATACTTCACGGCGAGAAAAGGCGGCGTATCGCCCGTCTTGTTCATCGCTTCGATTTGCGCTGCCGTTTCGGCTACGGTCTGCGGATTGAACAGTTCGATCGTAAACGAGTCCGGCAGCGGGTTATTATCGCCGCTGTAGCCTTGCAAAAGCTCCTGCCCGTCTTTGCCCAAGTTTTGCTGCAGCATCTTAAGCCCTTCCTCCTTGGAAACGAACGTCACGTTCTTTACCTCGGGAATATTGCGGATTTTCGTCTCCAGGCTGTCAATCGTGTTCTGTTCGGTTCCGAGCTGCAGGTAAGCGCGGATTTCGACTTGGCTTTCAAATTGGGCGGCCAAATGGTTCACGTTCAGCGCCAGCAACATAAACACGCCGAGAATAAACAGCGAGATAAAAATCGAGCTCATGGAAGCAAACGACATCCAGCCGTTGCGGATGACGTTGCGGGATCCCTCTCGCAAATGGCGGACGAAGGTACTAGCTTTCATAACCGTACTCCCCTCTTACCTGGTCGCGGGCGATGAGACCGTCCTCAATGGCGATTACGCGTTTGCGCAAACGGTTGACGATCTCCCGGTTATGGGTGGCCATGACGATCGTCGTGCCGCGGAAGTTGATTTCCTCCAGCAAATTCATAATGCCCCACGACGTCTCAGGATCGAGGTTGCCGGTCGGTTCGTCGGCGACGATCACCGTCGGGTTGTTCACGATGGCGCGGGCGATCGCGACGCGCTGCTGCTCGCCTCCGGAGAGCTGGGCGGGCAGGCTGCCCATCTTGTTCTTCAGTCCGACCAGCTCCAGCACCTCGCTTGTCCGTTTCTTCATGATCCGGCGGGGAGCTTCGACAACCTCCATTGCAAACGCGACATTTTCATAGACGGTAAGCTTGGGGAGCAGTCTGAAATCCTGAAAAATAACGCCGATGTTGCGGCGGACATACGGGATCTTGCGGGGCTTGAGTTTGCCGATATTAAATCCGTTGACGGAGATTTGACCCTTAGTCGGAAACTCCTCCCGGTAAATAAGCTTCATGAAGGTCGACTTGCCCGCTCCAGAAGGGCCGACCAAATACACGAATTCATTGCGGTCTATGCGAACGGAAACGCCGCGCAGCGCGTGAGTGCCGTCGGCGTACGTTTTCCAGATGTCTTGCATTTCAATCAACTATGATCACATCCTGTTCATTTTCAGAATGTACTAGTTCGACAGAAAGCGTTGAATTCCTCTTAAAACGGATGGATTTCCGCAATTTTCACGATTCTCATAATCGGCTCGTGAACATTTCCCGCCGGCTTACGCTGATATTTTTCGACAATCAGCCAGGGTAAAGGACT carries:
- the ftsE gene encoding cell division ATP-binding protein FtsE codes for the protein MIEMQDIWKTYADGTHALRGVSVRIDRNEFVYLVGPSGAGKSTFMKLIYREEFPTKGQISVNGFNIGKLKPRKIPYVRRNIGVIFQDFRLLPKLTVYENVAFAMEVVEAPRRIMKKRTSEVLELVGLKNKMGSLPAQLSGGEQQRVAIARAIVNNPTVIVADEPTGNLDPETSWGIMNLLEEINFRGTTIVMATHNREIVNRLRKRVIAIEDGLIARDQVRGEYGYES
- the ftsX gene encoding permease-like cell division protein FtsX; amino-acid sequence: MKASTFVRHLREGSRNVIRNGWMSFASMSSIFISLFILGVFMLLALNVNHLAAQFESQVEIRAYLQLGTEQNTIDSLETKIRNIPEVKNVTFVSKEEGLKMLQQNLGKDGQELLQGYSGDNNPLPDSFTIELFNPQTVAETAAQIEAMNKTGDTPPFLAVKYGKGTVETLFRITRLVRNVGLAIVLGLAVTAMFLISNTIKITILNRRREIGIMKLVGATNSFIRWPFFVEGALIGFISSVLTAGVVLYGYYRLVNASQVELGLNMITLVNVGEAGPLIAALIIGIGTVIGIWGSTISVRKYLKV